The Syntrophotalea acetylenivorans genome contains the following window.
CGGGAACTACTGGCTCACCGGCAGGACCGCTCATCTGCTGTAATCCAACCGCAATACCGGCACCCTGAACAATGGACAATACAATAGTACCGTAGCGAGTCCACTTGGTGATGGTTTTGCGGCCTTGTTCACCCTCTTTAGCCAGGCGTTCAACAGGTTCGAACACCACTCCCAACAGCTGCATAATAATCGATGCACTGATATACGGCATAATGCCCAGCGCAAAAACTGTCATGCGCTGCAAAGCACCACCGGTGAAGGCACTGACCATGCCTAGCAAAGTGCCCTGGCTTCCCTCAAAAAACTTTGCGAGAACCTGGGCATCAATGCCGGGGGTTGGGATATGGCAGCCAACACGATAAACGGCGAGCATCCCTAGCGTAAACAGGATGCGTCGCCGCAGCTCCGGTATACTGAAAATATTCTGGATGCTCTTTATCACGTTAGATAACCTCGACTTTGCCGCCGGCAGCTTCAATCTTCTGCTGGGCAGCCTTGCTGAACTTGTGAGCCTTAACAGTCAGCGCCTTGTCGAGATCGCCATCGGCAAGAATCTTGATGCCATCTTGAATTTTCTTTACAAGGCCGGCCTTACCAAGCGCTTCCATATCCACTACGGTACCTGCCTCAAAAAGATTTTGAAGGTCGCGCAAATTTACCAAGGCATAGACCTTTTTATCCAAAGGAGTAAAGCCACGCTTAGGAAGACGGCGCTGTAAGGGCATCTGGCCCCCTTCGAAGCCAGGCTTGGCACCACCACCACTGCGAGCATTCTGTCCCTTATGGCCTTTACCGGAAGTCTTACCGGTACCGGAACCCGCTCCACGGCCGATGCGTTTTCTATTTTTTGTTGAGCCGATTGCCGGCCTCAGATTACTCAGATCCATAACAGCACTTCCCCTGGATTGAATCAGTTCTCAACCACAACCATGTGAGAAACCTTGTTGATCATACCCCGAATTTCCGGCGTATCAGGCAACTCTACGGTCTTGTGCAACTTGGAAAGTTGCAATCCTTTGAGAACTTTTGTGAAATATTTATTGCGGCCAATACCGCTCTTGATCAACGTGACCTTAATCTGTTCGGCCATAAATCATCTCCTTTTCAGCGGTGCCTAGTCTTCGGCGCCAAGCCCACGGCGAGCCATAATTTCCTCGGCACTACGCAGTCGAGACAATGCGTCAACCGTAGCTCGAACAACATTATGAGGGTTGTTGGAACCAAGGCACTTGGACAGGATATCGCCCACTCCGGCAGCTTCAAGCACCGCGCGGACTGCACCGCCGGCAATTACGCCGGTACCGGGCGAAGCCGGCTTGAGCAGGACCTTACCAGCACCAAACTTGCCGATAATATCGAAGGGAATGGTCCGGTCTGCCAATGGTACCGTGATCAGGCTCTTTTTCGCCTGTTCAACGCCCTTTCGGATAGCTTCGGGAACCTCTTTGGCCTTGCCATGCCCAAAGCCGACACGACCTTTACCATCACCAACAACAACCAGAGCTGAAAAGCTGAAGCGGCGTCCACCCTTAACGACCTTTGCGCAGCGATTGATATGTACCACGCGGTCAGTTAATTCCATTTCGTTGGGATCATTGCGAAGCAAAGAAATCCTCCTTACCTAAAAAGACAGACCGGCTTCCCTGGCCGCATCGGCCAGGCCCTTGATACGGCCGTGATAAAGGAAACCGTTACGGTCAAAAACCACTTCTTTAATATCTTTAGCGAGGGCCTTTTTGGCGACAGCAGTGCCGACAGCCTTGGCCGCGTCAATATTGCCGGTTCCCTTCAGATCCTCAACAACCTCTTTACAAAGAGTCGATGCAGCAACCAAAGTGGTGCCAGTAGTATCCTCTATAATCTGGGCGTAAATATGTTTGGCACTGCGGAAGATACAGAGACGGGGTCTTGCGCTGGTACCACATACCTTGCGGCGCACCCGTGCCTGCCTCTTTAACCTTGCCTGACGCCTTTTAGTCGCGACGTTCACTGTCTGTCTCCTTGACCTTAAGTCAGTTATTTTTTGCCAGCTTTGCCAGCCTTACGGATGATTCGTTCATCGGCATATTTGATACCCTTGCCCTTGTAAGGCTCAGGCGGCCGGAAAGAACGAATCTTGGCTGCTGTAGCACCAACGAGTTCTTTGTCGATACCACGTACGATAATCTTGGTCTGCTTTTCGACCTCGGCACTGATTCCTTTGGGCAACGGATATTCGATGCCGTGAGAGAAACCGAGAGCCAGATTAAGAGTTGACCCTTTGAGATCAGCACGATAGCCAACGCCGTTGATTTCAAGGATTTTTTCAAACCCTTTAGTTACGCCATCAACCATGTTAGCCAGCAATGAACGCATCAGACCCTGATAGGCACGGGCCCCCTTGCTTTCATCTGCACTCTGAACGAGCACCTGATCGGCCTCGACAGAAATCCCGACACCGGCCACAATCGACCGCTTAAGTTCACCCTTAGGGCCCTTGATGGTCAGTTCATCATCTTTCAAAGAAATCTGAACGCCACTCGGTATAGCTACGGGTTTTTTCCCTATTCTTGACATTTTCTGGGCTCCTTAGCCGTATCTACTTACCAGATGGCGCAGAGAATCTCACCGCCCACCTGGGCCTCCCGAGCAGCCACATCGTGCATCACCCCCCTAGAGGTAGAAATGATGGCAGCGCCCAGGCCATTTTTAATCACCGGAATCTCGTCCTTGCCGACATATACTCGTCGGCCAGGGGTGGAAACCCGCTTAATTTCATGAATTACGTGCTTATCTTCGCCGTCGAATTTTAAATAGATCCGCAATACGCCTTGCTTGTCATCCGCTGCGGTCTTGAAATTCTTAATATAGCCAAGATCCTTGAGCACCGTCGCCACAGCTACTTTGAGCTTGGATGACGGGATGTCGCACTTCGAGTGCTTTGCGAGACCCGCGTTGCGAATCCGGGTCAGCATATCCGCGATAGGATCGGTCATTGCCATGGATGCAACTCCTTCGTTCTGTTTACCAGCTTGACTTAATCACGCCGGGGAGCTTGCCCTCCAACGCGAGCTTACGCAGGCATATACGACACATGTCGAATTTCCGGTAATAGGCCCTAGGACGGCCACACAGGGGACAGCGGTTATAAGCCCTCACCCCAAACTTCTTAGGCCGCGTCGCCTTGATCTTCATCGATTTTTTAGCCACTGTTATCCTCCGCTAGCCTTCGGTACCGCTGCTCTTTTTACGAAAAGGCATGCCGATCGCGGTCAACAACGCCCGGCCCTCCTCATCGTTGCGAGCCGTGGTCACAATGGTCACATTGAGCCCCTTAACCTTATCCACCTGCTCCAGGTCGATCTCGGGGAAAATGAGTTGCTCACGTACACCAAGGGTGTAATTGCCCCGCCCGTCAAAACCTTTGGGCGAAATCCCCTTGAAATCACGGACTCGCGGCAATGCCACATTAATCAGTCGATCAAGGAACTCGTACGCTCGATCACGCCGCAAAGTCACCATACAACCGATGGGCATACCCTCACGTAACTTGAACTGAGCAATAGAACGCTTAGCCTTAGTGACAACCGCTTTCTGTCCGGTAATCTTTTCCAGTTCCTGGACCGCTGACTCAAGAATTTTAATATTCTGAATCGCTTCGCCCAGACCCATATTAACGATCACCTTCTCAACGCGTGGCACTTCCATCACGTTCTTGAGCTGAAGATCCTGGGCAAGCTTCGGAGCAAGTTCGGCTCGATAAGCTTCTTTCAGTCTGGCCATGAAAATCCTCCGTTACTTATCCACTATCTCGTTGCACTTCTTGCAGAAGCGGACCTTGCTACCGTCCTCAAGGATGCGTTTTCCAGTACGGGCCGGCTTGTTGCAGGCATTGCACAACAACAACACGTTAGACCCGCTCAGGGGCGCTTCCTTTTCGACAATGCCGCCTTCGGTATTGAGGCGATTAGGCCGAGTATGGCGCTTAATCATATTGATACCCTCAATCACCACCTTACCGGAGTCGGAAAAGACGCGAACGACTTTACCGCTCTTGCCCTTCTCTTTGCCGGCTATCACCATCACCATGTCGTCTTTTTTGACATGTAGTTTACTTGCTGCCATCGTATCAATCTCCCCGTCTCAACATTAAAGTACTTCGGGCGCCAACGACACAATTTTCATGAACCGCTTGGCCCGTAACTCACGAGCGACAGGACCGAAAATTCGCGTGCCTACCGGTTCCCCGGCCGGGTTGACGACGACCGCAGAGTTCTTATCAAATCTAATGGCCGATCCGTCCGGACGAGGAGTTTCCTTGGCGGTGCGGACGATGACCGCACGGATCACATCCCCTTTTTTAACCTTGGAATTCGGGAGCGCCTCTTTGACGGAGCAGATGATGATGTCGCCGATACCGGCATATTTCCGCTTAGAACCACCCAACACCTTGATGGTGCAAAGCTTACGAGCGCCGGAGTTATCCGCCACATCGAGCATCGTCTGCATCTGAATCATGACTTGTATCTCCTAGACAATTACGTTCTTTTCAAGAATTTCGCGGACTCTCCACCGCTTGTCGCGAGACAACGGTCTGGTCTCCACGATGGTTACCTTGTCACCAATGCCACATTCGTTATTTTCATCATGGGCTTTATAGGTAACCCGCCGCTTAATGTACTTCTTATAGGTTGGGTGCTTTACCAGTTTTTCGACTTTAACCACGACGGTCTTATCCATCTTGTCGCTGGTAACCACCCCAGTACGGGTTTTTTGATTGCCGCGTTCACTATTCATTTGAGATCCTCCCCAGTCCTTCCTAGCTTCGTTTTTCCCGTAAAATGGTCATGACCCGGGCAATATCCTTGCGGGTCTGGGGAAGCCGGGCACTATTCTCAAGCTGACCGGTAGCAAGTTGGAATTTGAGATTAAACAGTTCCTGATTCAATTCCTGAGACTTACTTTCCAATTCCTCGACACTGAGGTCTCTAAGCTCGTTACCCTTCATGAGCTATTTCCTCCCTCATCACAATCTTGGTCTTCATCGGCAGCTTATATGCCGCCAACCGCAGCGCTTCCGTTGCAACTTCTTTATCTACACCCTGCATCTCGTAGAGCACCATGCCGGGCTTGATAACTGCAACCCAACTTTCCGGAGAACCCTTACCTTTACCCATGCGGGTTTCGGCAGGCTTACTGGTCAGAGGCTTGTCGGGAAAGATGCGAATCCATATCTTACCACCACGTTTTACGTGACGGGTCATGGCACGACGTGCTGCTTCGATCTGTCGCGAGGACAGCCAACCGCACTCCACAGCCTTAAGGCCGTAATCACCGAAGGTAAGTTCAGTCCCTCGGCTGGCAGTCCCGGTCATGCGACCAGTAAACTGCTTTCTATGTTTTACCTTCTTGGGCATTAACATGGCAAAATACTCCTATCAAATCGCTTTTTGGTCCTGCGAAAGCACTTCGCCCTTGAAGATAAGAACCTTAACGCCGATGATGCCGTAGGTCGTCTTCGCTTCGGCGAATCCGTAGTCGATATCGGCCCGCAGAGTATGGAGCGGAACGCGCCCTTCACGGTACCACTCGGTACGGCTCATCTCGGCGCCGCCAAGGCGGCCGGCACAGGTAATCTTGATACCCTGTGCACCGAATTTGAGAGCCATACTAACACTCTTCTTCATGGCGCGACGGAATGCGACGCGGCGCTCAAGCTGGAGAGCAACGTTTTCAGCAACCAGCTGTGCGTCCACCTCGGGCTTACGCACTTCCTGGATGTTTATGAAAACTTCCTTGTCAGTGAGTTTGGCCAGTTCCTTTTTGAGGACTTCGACCTCAGCACCCTTTTTGCCAATGATAATACCGGGGCGAGCCGCAAAAATATTAATCTTAACCTTGCTTGCCGCACGCTCCAGGTCGATCTTGGCGATCCCGGCGTGGTAAAGACGCTTCTTCAGATAGTCACGCAGCTTGATATCTTCGTGCAGAAGCTTACTATAATCGCCTTCGGCATACCAGCGCGCGGCCCAGGTCTTTACAACCCCTAACCGAAATCCTATTGGATGAACTTTCTGGCCCAAACCATCACCTCCTCAAAAGTCTATTTCTCGTCCAGCACAACAGTAATGTGACTGGTCGGCTTACGAATTTTGGTAGCACGCCCTTGGGCGCGCGGCATGAAGCGTTTGAGGACCGGACCCTGATCGACAAAGATAGTCTTTACCATCAGGCGGTCGACATCCGCTACTCCTTT
Protein-coding sequences here:
- the rpsC gene encoding 30S ribosomal protein S3, which produces MGQKVHPIGFRLGVVKTWAARWYAEGDYSKLLHEDIKLRDYLKKRLYHAGIAKIDLERAASKVKINIFAARPGIIIGKKGAEVEVLKKELAKLTDKEVFINIQEVRKPEVDAQLVAENVALQLERRVAFRRAMKKSVSMALKFGAQGIKITCAGRLGGAEMSRTEWYREGRVPLHTLRADIDYGFAEAKTTYGIIGVKVLIFKGEVLSQDQKAI
- the rplX gene encoding 50S ribosomal protein L24, with amino-acid sequence MAASKLHVKKDDMVMVIAGKEKGKSGKVVRVFSDSGKVVIEGINMIKRHTRPNRLNTEGGIVEKEAPLSGSNVLLLCNACNKPARTGKRILEDGSKVRFCKKCNEIVDK
- the rpmD gene encoding 50S ribosomal protein L30, whose amino-acid sequence is MAEQIKVTLIKSGIGRNKYFTKVLKGLQLSKLHKTVELPDTPEIRGMINKVSHMVVVEN
- the rpmC gene encoding 50S ribosomal protein L29 → MKGNELRDLSVEELESKSQELNQELFNLKFQLATGQLENSARLPQTRKDIARVMTILREKRS
- the rplN gene encoding 50S ribosomal protein L14: MIQMQTMLDVADNSGARKLCTIKVLGGSKRKYAGIGDIIICSVKEALPNSKVKKGDVIRAVIVRTAKETPRPDGSAIRFDKNSAVVVNPAGEPVGTRIFGPVARELRAKRFMKIVSLAPEVL
- the rplR gene encoding 50S ribosomal protein L18; translated protein: MNVATKRRQARLKRQARVRRKVCGTSARPRLCIFRSAKHIYAQIIEDTTGTTLVAASTLCKEVVEDLKGTGNIDAAKAVGTAVAKKALAKDIKEVVFDRNGFLYHGRIKGLADAAREAGLSF
- the rpsH gene encoding 30S ribosomal protein S8; translated protein: MAMTDPIADMLTRIRNAGLAKHSKCDIPSSKLKVAVATVLKDLGYIKNFKTAADDKQGVLRIYLKFDGEDKHVIHEIKRVSTPGRRVYVGKDEIPVIKNGLGAAIISTSRGVMHDVAAREAQVGGEILCAIW
- the rpsE gene encoding 30S ribosomal protein S5, giving the protein MLRNDPNEMELTDRVVHINRCAKVVKGGRRFSFSALVVVGDGKGRVGFGHGKAKEVPEAIRKGVEQAKKSLITVPLADRTIPFDIIGKFGAGKVLLKPASPGTGVIAGGAVRAVLEAAGVGDILSKCLGSNNPHNVVRATVDALSRLRSAEEIMARRGLGAED
- a CDS encoding type Z 30S ribosomal protein S14, which gives rise to MAKKSMKIKATRPKKFGVRAYNRCPLCGRPRAYYRKFDMCRICLRKLALEGKLPGVIKSSW
- the rplE gene encoding 50S ribosomal protein L5, coding for MARLKEAYRAELAPKLAQDLQLKNVMEVPRVEKVIVNMGLGEAIQNIKILESAVQELEKITGQKAVVTKAKRSIAQFKLREGMPIGCMVTLRRDRAYEFLDRLINVALPRVRDFKGISPKGFDGRGNYTLGVREQLIFPEIDLEQVDKVKGLNVTIVTTARNDEEGRALLTAIGMPFRKKSSGTEG
- the rpsQ gene encoding 30S ribosomal protein S17; translation: MNSERGNQKTRTGVVTSDKMDKTVVVKVEKLVKHPTYKKYIKRRVTYKAHDENNECGIGDKVTIVETRPLSRDKRWRVREILEKNVIV
- the rplO gene encoding 50S ribosomal protein L15; translation: MDLSNLRPAIGSTKNRKRIGRGAGSGTGKTSGKGHKGQNARSGGGAKPGFEGGQMPLQRRLPKRGFTPLDKKVYALVNLRDLQNLFEAGTVVDMEALGKAGLVKKIQDGIKILADGDLDKALTVKAHKFSKAAQQKIEAAGGKVEVI
- the rplF gene encoding 50S ribosomal protein L6, coding for MSRIGKKPVAIPSGVQISLKDDELTIKGPKGELKRSIVAGVGISVEADQVLVQSADESKGARAYQGLMRSLLANMVDGVTKGFEKILEINGVGYRADLKGSTLNLALGFSHGIEYPLPKGISAEVEKQTKIIVRGIDKELVGATAAKIRSFRPPEPYKGKGIKYADERIIRKAGKAGKK
- the rplP gene encoding 50S ribosomal protein L16, which gives rise to MLMPKKVKHRKQFTGRMTGTASRGTELTFGDYGLKAVECGWLSSRQIEAARRAMTRHVKRGGKIWIRIFPDKPLTSKPAETRMGKGKGSPESWVAVIKPGMVLYEMQGVDKEVATEALRLAAYKLPMKTKIVMREEIAHEG